A genomic segment from Flammeovirga pectinis encodes:
- a CDS encoding glycoside hydrolase family 30 protein has product MKFNKLIGGILTVLAVSSCAQKQASTETTTSKIETQMPALELSKVDVVTTADNSQLRLAKTGEFKFGKATQPREDQVSVFVNPNKSFQTFLGIGGAITDASAEVWAKLPKDKQDELISAYYTDNGIGYSLLRTTIHSCDFSPYSYTYVEEGDKELKTFSIKHDLEFRIPMMKRAIAASGGELTTYASPWSPPAFMKGKKDMLKGGSLLPEFYQSWANYYVKFIEEYEKQGIPMWGVTIQNEPMATQTWESCIYSAEQERDFLKNFLGPAFENNGMADKNIVVWDHNRDLISHRANVIFEDPEAAKYAWGIGMHWYETWTGGEAMQINLDNIQESFPDKNILFTEGCQEGFDAKHYQRWSNGERYGRNMINDFNQGTVGWTDWNILLDQTGGPNHVNNLCFSPIHADVNKGELIYTPSYYYIGHFSKYIKPGAKRISTSTSRSTLISTSFRNTDGSIATVVMNQTNEAISYNFIVGDKEVNAEIPAHAIQTLLYK; this is encoded by the coding sequence ATGAAATTCAATAAACTTATCGGTGGTATACTTACTGTTTTAGCAGTGAGTTCATGTGCACAAAAGCAAGCATCAACAGAGACAACGACTTCTAAAATAGAAACTCAGATGCCTGCATTAGAATTATCTAAAGTAGACGTAGTTACAACTGCAGATAATTCACAATTGAGATTAGCTAAAACTGGTGAATTTAAATTTGGAAAAGCAACTCAACCAAGAGAAGATCAAGTTTCAGTTTTTGTCAATCCGAATAAGTCATTCCAAACATTTTTAGGAATTGGTGGAGCCATCACTGATGCTTCTGCAGAAGTTTGGGCAAAATTACCAAAAGATAAACAAGATGAATTAATTAGTGCTTACTACACAGATAATGGTATTGGTTACTCATTATTAAGAACAACAATTCATAGTTGTGATTTCTCTCCTTATTCTTATACGTATGTAGAAGAGGGCGATAAAGAATTAAAAACATTCTCAATTAAACATGATTTGGAATTCCGAATTCCAATGATGAAAAGAGCAATTGCTGCAAGTGGTGGTGAATTAACTACTTATGCATCTCCTTGGTCTCCTCCAGCATTTATGAAAGGGAAAAAAGATATGCTTAAAGGAGGTTCTTTATTACCTGAGTTCTATCAATCTTGGGCTAATTATTATGTAAAGTTCATAGAGGAATATGAAAAACAAGGTATTCCAATGTGGGGTGTAACAATCCAAAATGAACCAATGGCTACGCAAACTTGGGAGTCTTGTATTTATTCAGCAGAACAAGAGCGTGATTTCTTAAAGAATTTCTTAGGGCCTGCATTTGAAAATAATGGAATGGCAGATAAAAATATTGTAGTATGGGATCATAACCGTGATTTAATTTCTCATAGAGCTAACGTTATTTTCGAAGATCCTGAAGCAGCGAAATATGCATGGGGTATTGGAATGCATTGGTATGAAACATGGACTGGTGGTGAAGCAATGCAAATTAATTTAGATAATATTCAAGAATCTTTTCCTGATAAAAACATTTTATTTACAGAAGGATGTCAAGAAGGGTTTGATGCAAAGCATTACCAAAGATGGTCTAATGGAGAGCGTTACGGTAGAAATATGATTAATGACTTTAATCAAGGTACAGTTGGTTGGACAGATTGGAATATTTTACTAGATCAAACAGGTGGTCCAAATCATGTAAATAATTTATGTTTTTCTCCAATCCATGCAGATGTTAATAAAGGGGAGTTAATTTACACACCTTCATATTATTACATCGGACATTTTTCTAAATATATTAAGCCAGGTGCTAAGAGAATTTCTACATCTACAAGCCGTAGTACATTAATTAGTACTTCGTTCAGAAATACAGATGGATCTATTGCTACTGTTGTAATGAACCAAACAAACGAAGCAATTAGCTACAACTTTATTGTTGGCGACAAAGAAGTGAATGCAGAAATTCCTGCACATGCAATTCAGACATTATTATATAAATAG